From the Nodularia sphaerocarpa UHCC 0038 genome, the window TATTTACAGCTCAGGGAGTCAGCGCCACTACAACCCGCCAAATCGCTGAAAAAGCCGAAGTCAACGAAGTGACGTTATTCCGAAATTTTGGGAACAAGCATGGGCTGTTATTGTCTGTGCTGGAAGAATCCGCAGCTTTTAAGAATTTAGGGGAGTCGCTGGTACAAAGGGCTACTCCTCCCGGTGACATCTACCAAGCACTCAAAGATTATGCAAGTGACAGCTTATATGCCTTAGAACGAATACCGGAGTTAGTTCGATCTGTGGTGGGTGAAGCTAACCAGTACCCGACGGAAAATCGCCGCGCTTTAGGACGTGGGTTAACTGAAGCTAACCGCTATGTAGCCCAGTATTTAGCCACTGTCATTCAGCAAGGAGATTTAAATACCTATCTCCCCGCCGAAAAATTAGCTAGTTTGCTCAATGGAATGATTCTGGGGTATGCGGTAATTGAATTTACCAGTGAATTTAACGAGCTTTGGGTGGATCGGGATGATTTTTTGGAGAATTTAGTCGAGTTGTTTTTACACGGTGCGATGTCATCTTCCCGAACACCAGTCACAGTTTGGGAAAATGTGCAGGAAGTGGCTGATTTACCTGTGGGTTTAGTTCACCAAATTTTGCAACAAGCTCGAAAGTTGGGAACACAAGATTATGCTTTGGCTTATGTGTTATTTGGTGCTGGCTTATCTGCGAGAGAAATTGTCAGTTTGCAGCAAAACCACCAAATCTGTGATGCTTCGGGACACTTTCTTCAAATTACTGCGCCAGAATTTCGCCGCCAAGTCCCTGTTAATCAATGGATTCTGGGTAAACGCTATGGTTCTTACAGTAATAACCCTTTAATCAAATGGCTGAAAAGTCGTAAAGATAGTCAACCTGCGATGTTTCTCAACCAAATGGGTGAAGCTATGACAGAATCAGATTTATGGCAACATTGGCAAGTATGGACTGAGGGATTGTTAACGCCTCAAGGAGAACCGCCTGCGATCGCACAAACTCAACATACTTGGTGTGTAGAAATGTTGATGCGGGGAATGAGTTGGGAAAATTTGACTATTCTTACAGGTTGCGATCGCACCCAACTACAATCCTATGCCAAAAGAGCCAAAGAAAAAGCCGCCCTAGAGCAAGCAACTCGTTTAGATCATAAGCCTACATAGTCTCACCCCCTACTGATTCATCTATCTATTAGCTCATATTTTGGGAATTTTTATTCCCCATTTGTGATGTTTAGAACACTGCTATTTTAGCTATGAATATCTATAATCAATCTCACTACCAATCAAACCCCGTGCAACCGAGTGATTTATCTTGATATAATCAATAATCTGGCTGAAATCAATTGATTCATATCTGGATCAACTCAACAATTCATATTGATCAGATCATCAGCACTATTGAATAGTAAATCTGTTGCATAGGGGTTGCACTTGCATATTAATCAGTTTATTCTCTGTAAATAAATAATCTAACCCTATAGTCTTTATTCAGCGAATTGAGGTATGCAAAGTCAAAAACAATACATATATTCATCTCATTACCTCATATTTTCATTTGCTATTAAATTCACAGATTTAAAGTGCAATTAATACTTTCAATCTCTGGTGCATAAAGCATTCCACATAATTGGACTCAGATAAAAATATCAGAACTTGCTGGCATGAAACTATCGAAGCTAGATCCACTTATCCCGCTCACGGAATTAAGAGAAAAACTGATGAAGTTACCAAAAGACTATTCGCTTCATGAGGATGAGTTGATCGAGTTTCTCTCCCGACGAAGATGGCCTGATAGCAATCGCCGCATTGATCGGACAACTTTCTGGCGGTGGAGAAATGACAATAAAATAGAGCATCAAAAAGTATTTAGCAGATTAGATATTTTAAAACTCTGCCAAATTTGCGATCACTACCGATTAGATGGAACTCGTAATGAATACCTGGCGAAATTTAACCATCAGAAAGAGTTGTCCATCAAAAAGTAAATATCTCTAAAAAACTTGAATTACCTCATAAATTGATAGTAATTTGTCAAAATCTCCCCTCTCCTTACTTTCGCGTAGCGTCTCCCTTTGGGAGAAGGAG encodes:
- a CDS encoding TetR/AcrR family transcriptional regulator; translated protein: MTYQPISARQRLIQSALELFTAQGVSATTTRQIAEKAEVNEVTLFRNFGNKHGLLLSVLEESAAFKNLGESLVQRATPPGDIYQALKDYASDSLYALERIPELVRSVVGEANQYPTENRRALGRGLTEANRYVAQYLATVIQQGDLNTYLPAEKLASLLNGMILGYAVIEFTSEFNELWVDRDDFLENLVELFLHGAMSSSRTPVTVWENVQEVADLPVGLVHQILQQARKLGTQDYALAYVLFGAGLSAREIVSLQQNHQICDASGHFLQITAPEFRRQVPVNQWILGKRYGSYSNNPLIKWLKSRKDSQPAMFLNQMGEAMTESDLWQHWQVWTEGLLTPQGEPPAIAQTQHTWCVEMLMRGMSWENLTILTGCDRTQLQSYAKRAKEKAALEQATRLDHKPT